The Dokdonia sp. 4H-3-7-5 genomic interval GATCTGAACTTGCCTTCGAGGCTGCATAGGGCGAATTTGGATCATAAGAAGTAGTTTCAGTGAAGAGTCCGCTTTCACCTAGTGAACCGTAGACTTCGTCTGTACTGATATGGTAGAAAAGTTTTGAAGAGTAATCTTCTTTCCAAATACTTCTTGCTGCGTTAAGAAGATTAAGTGTACCAATAATATTAGTCTGTACAAATGCTAAAGGATCTTTTATACTTCTATCAACATGTGATTCTGCCGCTAGATGGATTATTTTATCAAATTGGTAACTAGAAAACAGATTCATCAAAAAAGGGGCATCATTGATATCCCCTTTTATAAATGTATAATTGCTAGACGCTTCTACATCGGAAAGGTTCTCTAGGTTTCCAGCATAAGTAAGAATATCAAGATTGTAAATATGACTTTTAGGAAAAACTTCTAAAAATAGTCTCACCACGTGAGACCCTATAAAACCTGCTCCACCTGTAATAAGAATGTTCATTACAGCTTAGCATCTGCTTTATTACCTAACACCCCTTTTACGTCATAAACTACAGATTTATCATTCTTAAGAGAATTTAAATCTAAAGAAGCAAATTCTTTATGCGCCACAGCTTGTACGATAGCATCATATTTTTGGTTTGGAACTTCTGTAAGAGCATCTAGTCCGTATTCATGGTCTACTTCGGCAGCATTTACCCATGGATCATAAATGGTTACATTAACCCCAAATTCTTTCAAATGCCTAATAACGTCTGTAACTTTCGTGTTACGTACATCTGGACAATTCTCCTTAAAAGTAATTCCAAGAATCAATAACTCAGACCCTTTTACTTTGATATCGTTTTTAAGCATAAGCTTTACCACCTCCGAAGCTACATATGCCCCCATACTATCATTAAGACGTCTACCTGCTAAAATAATTTCTGGATGATATCCTAATTCTTGTGCTTTCTGTGCTAGATAATATGGGTCTACACCTATACAATGTCCTCCTACTAGGCCAGGTTTAAATGGTAAAAAATTCCACTTTGTACCTGCTGCTTCTAGGACATCATGAGTATTAATACCCATCAAATTAAAAATCTTAGCTAGTTCATTTACAAAAGCAATATTGATATCACGTTGTGAGTTTTCTATAACTTTAGAAGCTTCTGCTACTTTAATAGTTGGAGCTAGATGCGTTCCTGCGGTAATGATAGAGCTATATAAATCATCTACTTTCTTTCCTATTTCTGGAGTACTTCCAGAGGTTACTTTTAAAATTTTTTCGACAGTGTGTTCTTTATCTCCTGGATTGATACGTTCTGGAGAATAGCCTACAAAGAAGTCTACATTAAACTTAAGTCCGCTTACACGTTCCAAAACAGGCACACATTCATCTTCTGTTACACCAGGATAAACAGTGCTCTCGTAAACTACGATATCACCTTTCTTTAAAACCTTACCTACAGTCTCACTACTTTTATATAAAGGGGTAAGAACAGGTCTGTTATTTTTATCAACCGGAGTCGGAACGGTTACTATATAATAATTACAATCTTCAATATCCTTACTATCTGCACTACATAACAAACCGTTTAAGTCATTATTATCAGTTTTAAGAACGCTTTGTAACACTTCGTCAGCAACCTCTAATGTACTATCTGTGCCTGATTGAAGTTCAGCAATACGTTTTTTGTTGATATCAAATCCTACCGTATTGTACTTAGTCCCAAATAACCTAGCCAGTGGTAATCCAACATAACCTAATCCAATAACTCCTACCTTTATTTTTGTCATATCTATATTTTTTATGCTTTCGCGAAAGCAAAAAACTCTATTTTAAATTTTTCCAGTACCATGCCATTGCTTCTTTGAGTCCGTCTTTAATACTGAATTGTGGGTCGTACCCTACTCTACTTCTTGCGCGATCAATACTCGCTAGGCTATGTGGAACATCCCCAGCTCTTTTTGGTCCAAATTTTATTTCAACATCCGCAATTTCACTATCAAACTGACTTAATTCAGTTTTTAGTATCGCAACAAGTTCGTTTAAATCAGTTCTTTCTCCGTAAGCAACATTGTATACAGTATTCATTGCTTCCTCATTCTCGGTAAGCATAGCACGAATATTCATTTGAATAACATTGTCAATATACGTGAAATCACGAGAAAATGTACCATCACCGTTCATCACTGGCGATTCATGGTCCATTAATAATTTTGTAAATTTTGGAATAACAGCGGCATACGCCCCATTGGGATCTTGCTTACGACCAAAAACATTAAAATATCGCAAACCTATACAATCCAATCCATATGTTTTATGAAATACATCTGCATATAATTCATTTACATATTTTGTAATTGCATATGGTGATAATGGCTTCCCAATAATATCTTCTTGCTTTGGTAATCCTTGAGAATCACCATAAGTAGAGGAACTCGCAGCATACACAAAGCGCTTCACCCCCTTGTCTTTAGACGCTATAAGCATGTTCAAAAAACCTCCCACATTTACTTCATTACTTGTTGCAGGATCTTGAATAGATCTAGGTACCGATCCTAGTGCAGCTTGATGAAGAACATAGTCACAATTAGAAACACCGCTCTTACATACGTTGATATCTCTAATATCTCCTTCTATAAAGGTAAAGTTAGGATTTGACATAATAGCATCAAGATTATGCTTGTGACCCGTAGCTAGATTGTCTAAACAAGTTACTATTGCTCCATGCTCAATCAATACCTCACAAATATTCGAACCTATAAATCCAGCTCCTCCCGTTACTAATACTTTTTTTCCCTCGACTTGATTATATAAATTGTCATTCATAAAATTAATTTTGAGCAAATATAAAGTATTTTGACTGTCTAGAGAACTATGTCTATTTTACGATAATCTTAGTATAATGGGTTAAACTTATACTAAACCAACTCTAATTTTAACACTAATGAACACTACTTCGTAGTTTTACATAAAACAAAAAAAAAGAACTATGAATTACCTAAACTTAGATAAAGAAAAAACTAATCATACTGTAAACGAGCTTAACACACTATTAGCCGAATACCACGTGTACTATCAAAAGCTTCGTAACTTTCATTGGAATATTTCAGGAGTTAATTTCTTTGATTTACATATTAAATTTGAAGAATTATATGACGACGCCAAGTTGAAAATTGACGAAATCGCAGAGCGAATTCTTACACTACGTTTTGCACCTACTAGTAATCTTTCTGACTACTTAGAAAAATCAAGCATCAAAGAGGCAAAATCAGATTTATCAGATAGAGATATGGTCGATAACATTCTTGAAGATCATGGAATTATTTTAAAACAACTAAGTGCTGTTGTGAAGAAAGCAGATGAGGCTGGTGACGAGGGGACTATTGACCTCATTGGAGCATATATACGTGAATTAGAAAAAACAAGCTGGATGCTGGATGCATGGAGAAAGAAAACAGCAGGAACATACACTGAAGCATAAGTTTAACACATATGTTACTAAAAAGGCTCAATTACTATTTTGTAATTGAGCCTTTTTTACGTCTGTAACAATTCTTCTATTCCTCTGGAGTAAAACTATACTCAGGCACCTTCCCTACTGCTCCTTTAAAAAATGTATAGATAGTTTTCATATCTTCCTCAATATTTCCAGATGGATATAATGGTTTAGAAATACGATGCTCTTTCTTGCCAAAATCAAAAGCTACCATAATGATAGGTACTTCTGCTGCTAAGGCTATGTAATAAAAGCCGGTTTTTAGTTTATCAACTTTCTTACGCGTTCCTTCTGGAGCGATTGTAAGTCTAAATTCTTCTTTATCCTTAAAGACATCTGCGATAGACTGTACTTTATCTTGACCTGGAGTTCTGTCTATAGGTGCGCCTCCCATTGCCTTAAAAAGAAGACCCATAGGCCACTTAAACAGTTCTTTCTTTCCTATAAAGCCTATTTTCACATCAAGTGCGCTTCGTAATAAAATCCCCATATAGAAATCATGCCAACTGGTATGCGGTACAGCGATTACCACTGCTTTTTTTACAGTATCTTGAGAAAAATCACCTATTGCTTTCCATCCTATAACATCGTTATATATCCATTTAAAAAATCCCATAACTTTTATAAATCTTTATAAATTTTTATTGCCTTCTCAAGATCTTCTGGAGTATCAATTCCTATGGCTAGCTTGGAAGAACGTATCATTTTTATCTTTTTACCATATTCT includes:
- a CDS encoding nucleotide sugar dehydrogenase; amino-acid sequence: MTKIKVGVIGLGYVGLPLARLFGTKYNTVGFDINKKRIAELQSGTDSTLEVADEVLQSVLKTDNNDLNGLLCSADSKDIEDCNYYIVTVPTPVDKNNRPVLTPLYKSSETVGKVLKKGDIVVYESTVYPGVTEDECVPVLERVSGLKFNVDFFVGYSPERINPGDKEHTVEKILKVTSGSTPEIGKKVDDLYSSIITAGTHLAPTIKVAEASKVIENSQRDINIAFVNELAKIFNLMGINTHDVLEAAGTKWNFLPFKPGLVGGHCIGVDPYYLAQKAQELGYHPEIILAGRRLNDSMGAYVASEVVKLMLKNDIKVKGSELLILGITFKENCPDVRNTKVTDVIRHLKEFGVNVTIYDPWVNAAEVDHEYGLDALTEVPNQKYDAIVQAVAHKEFASLDLNSLKNDKSVVYDVKGVLGNKADAKL
- a CDS encoding SDR family oxidoreductase translates to MNDNLYNQVEGKKVLVTGGAGFIGSNICEVLIEHGAIVTCLDNLATGHKHNLDAIMSNPNFTFIEGDIRDINVCKSGVSNCDYVLHQAALGSVPRSIQDPATSNEVNVGGFLNMLIASKDKGVKRFVYAASSSTYGDSQGLPKQEDIIGKPLSPYAITKYVNELYADVFHKTYGLDCIGLRYFNVFGRKQDPNGAYAAVIPKFTKLLMDHESPVMNGDGTFSRDFTYIDNVIQMNIRAMLTENEEAMNTVYNVAYGERTDLNELVAILKTELSQFDSEIADVEIKFGPKRAGDVPHSLASIDRARSRVGYDPQFSIKDGLKEAMAWYWKNLK
- a CDS encoding Dps family protein; the encoded protein is MNYLNLDKEKTNHTVNELNTLLAEYHVYYQKLRNFHWNISGVNFFDLHIKFEELYDDAKLKIDEIAERILTLRFAPTSNLSDYLEKSSIKEAKSDLSDRDMVDNILEDHGIILKQLSAVVKKADEAGDEGTIDLIGAYIRELEKTSWMLDAWRKKTAGTYTEA
- a CDS encoding 1-acyl-sn-glycerol-3-phosphate acyltransferase codes for the protein MGFFKWIYNDVIGWKAIGDFSQDTVKKAVVIAVPHTSWHDFYMGILLRSALDVKIGFIGKKELFKWPMGLLFKAMGGAPIDRTPGQDKVQSIADVFKDKEEFRLTIAPEGTRKKVDKLKTGFYYIALAAEVPIIMVAFDFGKKEHRISKPLYPSGNIEEDMKTIYTFFKGAVGKVPEYSFTPEE